Within the Scytonema millei VB511283 genome, the region AAATTAGAACCACAGCTTCTTCTCAGCAACTCGGCAATCCTGCGCCTGAAGGAATTCATCGCGATGGAGTCGAACTCGTCGGTATTTTCTCTGTCAATAGAACCGGAATTGAAGGGGGAGAAACGCACCTTTATCCAGAAAAAGATAGTCGTCCCGCTTTTAGCAAAATTCTCAATCCGGGCGAATTCTTAGTCTTTAGAGATAGTCAATATTTCCACTACACCTCACCTGTCAAAGCAACTACATCTGAACTGGGAGTTAGGGATGTTTTTGTCCTTACATGTCCTGGTTTGTTTCCACCAGAGTCGGGAGTCGGGGAAGAGGAGAAATTCTAGCCACCAGTCACCAGTCACTAGTCACTGATAACCGTCATATGATAAACAATATTTTAGTCACTGGCTCTAGAGGTCAATTGGGAAGCGACCTTGTTGTTGCCCTACAAAGACGCTACGGGACAACACACGTCATGGAAAGCGGGCGATCGCCGCGCTCACAGGAAAGTAAGTTATTCCCTTA harbors:
- a CDS encoding NAD-dependent epimerase/dehydratase family protein, yielding MINNILVTGSRGQLGSDLVVALQRRYGTTHVMESGRSPRSQESKLFPYKVLDVTDSRRLEKIIKRHQIEALLHE